One genomic segment of Nonomuraea coxensis DSM 45129 includes these proteins:
- a CDS encoding type 1 glutamine amidotransferase, which yields MRITVIEHEREAGLGYLAGWLGIACDVVRPYLGEEVPARAADGLVVLGGAAAAWEDERSPWQPATRDLLRRAVDEATPTLGICLGAQLLTLACGGAVERGGNGLEVGLREVTALPAAREDRLFAGVGAAPAVQYHQDAMTRLPAGAVPLLTGSQYPNQGYRLGPAAWAVQFHPEATPEIFASWTYESGLDAAEDLNREVKAAEPDLVAAWRPMARAFAAVVREGASGAGAA from the coding sequence ATGCGAATCACGGTCATCGAGCACGAGCGGGAAGCCGGGCTCGGCTACCTCGCCGGGTGGCTCGGCATCGCCTGCGACGTCGTCCGGCCGTACCTGGGGGAGGAGGTGCCGGCGCGGGCCGCGGACGGGCTCGTCGTGCTCGGCGGCGCGGCGGCGGCCTGGGAGGACGAGCGCAGCCCCTGGCAGCCCGCCACCCGCGACCTGCTGCGCCGTGCCGTGGACGAGGCCACGCCCACCCTCGGCATCTGCCTCGGCGCCCAGCTCCTCACCCTGGCCTGCGGCGGCGCGGTGGAGCGGGGCGGCAACGGGCTGGAGGTGGGGCTGCGCGAGGTCACCGCCCTGCCCGCCGCGCGCGAGGACCGGTTGTTCGCCGGCGTCGGCGCGGCCCCCGCCGTGCAGTACCACCAGGACGCGATGACCCGCCTGCCCGCGGGCGCGGTGCCGCTGCTGACCGGCTCGCAGTACCCGAACCAGGGCTACCGGCTGGGCCCGGCCGCCTGGGCCGTGCAGTTCCATCCCGAGGCCACGCCGGAGATCTTCGCCTCCTGGACGTACGAGTCCGGGCTGGACGCCGCCGAGGACCTGAACCGGGAGGTCAAGGCCGCGGAGCCGGACCTCGTCGCCGCCTGGCGGCCCATGGCCCGCGCCTTCGCGGCCGTGGTCAGGGAAGGAGCCTCCGGCGCGGGCGCCGCCTGA
- a CDS encoding bifunctional [glutamine synthetase] adenylyltransferase/[glutamine synthetase]-adenylyl-L-tyrosine phosphorylase yields the protein MPRIESTAARLAKLGFADGARAAQLVRQADPRLDDLLESLVDVADPDLALVSLTRLAERDPAVLDALRDDDGLRARLLAVLGVSDALGEHLVRHPEDIARLARPDQDDSRDELLRAVGADPAAPEPAAAGEDVLTALRVAYRGRLMHLAARDLTGQATPQEVMAELSDLAGAALEAALAVARTEVDASDVSLAVIGMGKCGARELNYISDVDVVFVAEPREGADEAKALRTATRLAQAMMRACTATTPEGALWEVDAGLRPEGRSGPLVRTLASHLAYYRRWAKTWEFQALLKARPVAGDLALGESYVQAVNDLVWTAATREHFVEDVQAMRRRVEAHVRAEGERQLKLGPGGLRDIEFAVQLLQLVHGRLDPLLRRRATLPALAALARGGYVGRDDARGLAEAYAFLRRVEHLLQLHRLRRTHVVPTAEADLRRLGRALGMQADPVGEFTARWRRHAREARRLHEKLFYRPLLQAVSRLQESEARLSTAAAADRLEALGYLDPNGALRHLAALTSGVSRRAAIQRTLLPVMLGWFADTPDPDAALLGFRQVSDKLGATPWYLRLLRDETAVAARMAKVLGTSRYATGLLMHAPEAVAMLGSDEELAVRSPESLAGEAAAASSRHVADGDPETAVAAVRALRRRELFRTAVADLSGLIDIETVGCALSALNDVTLQAALDAALRKAGDVTSFAVIAMGRLGGMECSYASDADVMFVHQPRPGVAEREATDAAFAVANELRRLLSLPAPDPPLLVDPDLRPEGRQGPLVRTLASYRAYYARWSSPWESQALLRARFSAGDAELGAAFTAMADELRYPRGGLPDDAVREIRRLKARMEAERLPRGADPALHTKLGPGGLSDVEWVAQLLQLRHAGTLPSLRTTRTLDALRAAVAEDLLAPADEAVLAEAWRFVSRVRDALMLVKGRPGDSVPRDAGERRLIAQTLGYPPDGSEDFLDDYRRVTRRARKVVERVFYEG from the coding sequence GTGCCCAGGATCGAATCCACCGCCGCGCGACTCGCCAAGCTCGGTTTCGCCGACGGCGCCCGGGCCGCCCAGCTCGTCCGCCAGGCCGACCCCCGCCTCGACGACCTGCTGGAGTCGCTGGTCGACGTCGCCGACCCCGACCTCGCCCTCGTCTCCCTGACCCGGCTGGCCGAACGCGACCCCGCCGTGCTCGACGCCCTCCGCGACGACGACGGCCTGCGGGCGAGGCTGCTCGCCGTGCTCGGCGTCAGCGACGCCCTGGGCGAGCACCTCGTCCGCCATCCCGAGGACATCGCCCGCCTGGCCCGGCCCGACCAGGACGACTCCAGGGACGAGCTGCTGCGCGCGGTCGGGGCCGACCCCGCCGCGCCCGAGCCGGCGGCGGCGGGCGAGGACGTCCTGACGGCGCTCCGCGTGGCCTACCGGGGCCGGCTCATGCACCTGGCCGCCCGCGACCTCACCGGGCAGGCCACGCCGCAGGAGGTCATGGCCGAGCTGTCCGACCTGGCCGGGGCCGCGCTGGAGGCCGCGCTCGCCGTCGCCCGCACCGAGGTGGACGCCTCCGACGTGAGCCTCGCGGTCATCGGCATGGGCAAGTGCGGCGCCCGCGAGCTCAACTACATCAGCGACGTGGACGTGGTCTTCGTCGCCGAGCCGCGCGAGGGCGCCGACGAGGCCAAGGCCCTGCGCACCGCCACCCGCCTGGCCCAGGCCATGATGCGGGCCTGCACCGCGACCACCCCCGAGGGCGCGCTGTGGGAGGTGGACGCGGGCCTGCGCCCCGAGGGCCGCTCCGGGCCGCTGGTGCGCACGCTCGCCAGCCACCTCGCCTACTACCGGCGCTGGGCCAAGACGTGGGAGTTCCAGGCGCTGCTCAAGGCCCGCCCGGTGGCGGGCGACCTCGCGCTGGGGGAGTCCTACGTCCAGGCCGTCAACGACCTGGTGTGGACGGCCGCGACCCGCGAGCACTTCGTCGAGGACGTGCAGGCCATGCGCCGCCGGGTCGAGGCGCACGTGCGCGCCGAGGGCGAGCGCCAGCTCAAGCTGGGCCCCGGCGGGCTGCGCGACATCGAGTTCGCGGTGCAGCTCCTCCAGCTCGTGCACGGGCGGCTCGACCCGCTGCTGCGCCGCCGGGCCACGCTGCCCGCGCTGGCCGCCCTGGCCCGCGGCGGCTACGTCGGCCGCGACGACGCCCGGGGGCTGGCCGAGGCGTACGCGTTCCTGCGCAGGGTCGAGCACCTGCTCCAGCTCCACCGGCTGCGCCGCACCCACGTCGTCCCCACCGCGGAGGCCGATCTGCGCAGGCTCGGCCGCGCGCTCGGCATGCAGGCCGACCCGGTGGGGGAGTTCACCGCCCGGTGGCGGCGGCACGCCAGGGAGGCGCGGCGGCTGCACGAGAAACTGTTCTACCGGCCGCTGCTGCAGGCGGTGTCGCGGTTGCAGGAGTCGGAGGCGCGGCTGTCCACGGCCGCCGCGGCCGACCGCCTGGAGGCGCTCGGCTACCTCGACCCCAACGGCGCGCTGCGCCACCTGGCCGCGCTCACCTCGGGCGTGTCGCGGCGGGCCGCGATCCAGCGCACGCTGCTGCCGGTCATGCTCGGCTGGTTCGCCGACACCCCCGACCCCGACGCGGCCCTGCTCGGCTTCCGTCAGGTCAGCGACAAGCTCGGCGCCACGCCGTGGTACCTCCGGCTGCTGCGCGACGAGACCGCCGTGGCCGCGCGGATGGCCAAGGTGCTCGGCACCAGCCGCTACGCCACCGGCCTGCTCATGCACGCCCCCGAGGCGGTCGCCATGCTCGGCTCCGACGAGGAGCTCGCCGTACGCTCCCCGGAGTCGCTGGCCGGCGAGGCGGCGGCGGCGAGCTCCCGCCACGTCGCCGACGGCGACCCGGAGACCGCGGTGGCCGCCGTGCGGGCGCTGCGCCGCAGGGAGCTGTTCCGCACCGCCGTGGCCGACCTCTCCGGCCTGATCGACATCGAGACCGTGGGCTGCGCGCTGTCGGCGCTCAACGACGTGACCCTCCAGGCCGCCCTCGACGCCGCGCTGCGCAAGGCCGGCGACGTCACCTCGTTCGCGGTCATCGCCATGGGCCGGCTGGGCGGCATGGAGTGCTCCTACGCCAGCGACGCCGACGTCATGTTCGTCCACCAGCCGCGTCCCGGCGTGGCCGAGCGCGAGGCCACCGACGCCGCCTTCGCGGTCGCCAACGAGCTGCGCAGGCTGCTGTCGCTGCCCGCGCCCGACCCGCCCCTGCTCGTCGACCCCGACCTGCGTCCGGAGGGCCGCCAGGGGCCGCTGGTGCGCACGCTCGCCTCCTACCGGGCCTACTACGCGCGCTGGTCGTCGCCGTGGGAGTCCCAGGCGCTGCTGCGGGCCAGGTTCTCGGCCGGCGACGCGGAGCTGGGGGCGGCGTTCACCGCCATGGCGGACGAGCTGCGCTACCCGAGGGGCGGCCTGCCCGACGACGCCGTACGCGAGATCCGGCGGCTGAAGGCCCGCATGGAGGCCGAGCGGCTGCCGCGCGGCGCCGATCCGGCCCTGCACACCAAGCTCGGGCCCGGCGGGCTCTCCGACGTCGAGTGGGTGGCCCAGCTCCTGCAGCTCAGGCACGCGGGAACGCTCCCGTCGCTGCGCACCACCCGCACGCTCGACGCGCTGCGCGCCGCCGTCGCCGAGGACCTGCTCGCCCCCGCCGACGAGGCCGTGCTGGCCGAGGCGTGGCGCTTCGTCTCCCGCGTACGCGACGCGCTCATGCTGGTCAAGGGCCGCCCCGGCGACAGCGTGCCGCGCGACGCGGGCGAGCGCCGGCTCATCGCCCAGACCCTCGGCTACCCGCCCGACGGCTCCGAGGACTTCCTCGACGACTACCGCCGCGTCACCCGCCGCGCCCGGAAGGTGGTGGAACGCGTCTTCTACGAGGGTTGA
- a CDS encoding HXXEE domain-containing protein, with protein sequence MAEDGGSPAVTARVTWGLLAAWAVHDAEELATMAGWLRSARPRLEERFPGVPWERLEMSQAHVTVAIGLMGGIVAGAAARGAATGGRSPVFRTVLAGFGAHGVMHLAQSALARGYTPGVVTAPVVVIPYTVWAWRRLRAAGVATDGAGRSGAAGLAALPLVLGAVHGLAHLLTRARRTEAGGHGRAEGRPLRRRPRRRLLP encoded by the coding sequence ATGGCGGAGGACGGCGGGAGCCCGGCCGTGACGGCCCGCGTGACGTGGGGGCTGCTGGCGGCGTGGGCCGTCCACGACGCCGAGGAGCTGGCCACCATGGCGGGCTGGCTGCGCTCGGCCCGGCCCCGGCTGGAGGAGCGGTTCCCCGGGGTCCCGTGGGAGCGGCTGGAGATGTCGCAGGCGCACGTGACCGTGGCCATCGGGCTCATGGGCGGGATCGTGGCGGGGGCGGCGGCGCGCGGGGCCGCCACGGGCGGGCGCAGCCCGGTCTTCCGTACGGTGCTGGCCGGGTTCGGCGCGCACGGGGTGATGCACCTGGCCCAGTCGGCGCTCGCCCGCGGCTACACGCCAGGGGTGGTGACCGCGCCCGTGGTGGTGATCCCGTACACGGTGTGGGCGTGGCGGCGGCTCAGGGCCGCGGGGGTGGCCACGGACGGGGCGGGCCGATCGGGCGCGGCGGGCCTCGCGGCGCTCCCCCTGGTGCTGGGGGCCGTGCACGGCCTCGCGCACCTGCTCACCCGGGCTCGCCGCACGGAGGCGGGCGGCCACGGGCGGGCGGAGGGCCGGCCGCTCAGGCGGCGCCCGCGCCGGAGGCTCCTTCCCTGA
- a CDS encoding AAA family ATPase encodes MLDDPAHAGTVRYPPGSLVILTGLPGAGKTTLLRRLYGLHGTESVPVARGAVVVIDSYQSKRRWAGRLGWAPPPVRRAVVFATHLSRIGRALASGRAVVAHNRGCAPSVLRGFDRLARWHGARLHLLLLDTPPETALAGQHERGRVVAARTFARHRRRWEALMARVRSGDPAPAAAARVIDRNAAALLEAIVFEPDHDPVSGGFPITE; translated from the coding sequence GTGCTGGACGATCCGGCCCACGCCGGCACGGTGCGTTATCCGCCCGGATCCCTGGTCATCCTGACCGGGCTGCCGGGCGCGGGCAAGACGACCCTGCTGCGCCGCCTGTACGGGCTGCACGGCACGGAGAGCGTCCCCGTGGCCCGGGGGGCGGTCGTGGTGATCGACTCCTACCAGTCCAAGCGGCGCTGGGCGGGCCGGCTCGGCTGGGCGCCGCCGCCGGTGCGCCGCGCCGTCGTCTTCGCCACGCACCTGTCCCGCATCGGCCGCGCCCTGGCCTCGGGGCGCGCGGTGGTGGCGCACAACCGGGGCTGCGCGCCGTCCGTGCTGCGGGGCTTCGACCGGCTGGCGCGGTGGCACGGGGCGCGGCTGCACCTGCTGCTGCTGGACACGCCGCCGGAGACGGCGCTCGCGGGCCAGCACGAGCGGGGCCGGGTGGTCGCGGCGCGCACGTTCGCCCGGCACCGGCGCAGGTGGGAGGCGCTGATGGCGCGCGTCAGGAGCGGCGACCCGGCGCCGGCGGCCGCCGCCCGCGTCATCGACAGGAACGCGGCCGCCCTGCTGGAGGCCATCGTGTTCGAACCCGATCATGATCCGGTAAGCGGAGGTTTCCCGATAACGGAATAA
- a CDS encoding alpha/beta fold hydrolase, with protein MTFTFDDVDGLRIARAGTGPRLVIAVHGITASLMSWGAVARALPAGWTLVAMDLRGRGHSAGLPGPYGLPRHAEDVLRVAEHVGADGGTVLTGHSMGAYVAVLAAARRDFARVVLVDGGLPFPPLPEGVDPDAALAAALGPALDRLRQTYPSAEAYVEFFRNHPAFAGHWSDDVEEYVRYDLTGPEGALRSRAVPDAVREDGRWLHTEQAALTAALEAVKAPMTLLRAPRGLLNQDVPMLPDDLAAPWAARLPGLRDEVVPDCNHYTIVFDERCVATLVDRLTAP; from the coding sequence ATGACCTTCACCTTCGACGACGTCGACGGCCTGCGCATCGCCCGCGCGGGGACCGGCCCCCGCCTCGTCATCGCCGTCCACGGCATCACCGCCTCCCTCATGTCCTGGGGGGCGGTCGCCCGCGCCCTGCCCGCCGGATGGACGCTGGTCGCCATGGACCTGCGCGGCCGGGGCCACAGCGCCGGCCTGCCCGGCCCGTACGGCCTGCCCCGCCACGCCGAGGACGTCCTGCGCGTCGCCGAGCACGTGGGCGCGGACGGCGGCACGGTGCTGACCGGCCACTCCATGGGCGCGTACGTGGCCGTCCTCGCCGCCGCGCGGCGCGACTTCGCCCGCGTGGTGCTGGTGGACGGCGGGCTGCCGTTCCCGCCGCTGCCCGAGGGCGTGGACCCGGACGCGGCGCTGGCGGCGGCACTCGGGCCCGCGCTGGACCGGCTGCGGCAGACGTACCCGTCGGCGGAGGCGTACGTGGAGTTCTTCAGGAACCATCCGGCCTTCGCCGGCCACTGGAGCGACGACGTCGAGGAGTACGTGCGCTACGACCTGACCGGCCCCGAGGGCGCGCTGCGCTCGCGCGCGGTGCCCGATGCGGTGCGCGAGGACGGCCGCTGGCTGCACACCGAGCAGGCCGCGCTCACGGCCGCGCTGGAGGCGGTCAAGGCGCCGATGACCCTGCTGCGGGCGCCGCGCGGGCTGCTGAACCAGGACGTTCCGATGCTCCCCGACGACCTGGCCGCCCCCTGGGCCGCCCGGCTGCCCGGCCTGCGCGACGAGGTCGTCCCGGACTGCAACCACTACACGATCGTGTTCGACGAGCGCTGCGTCGCGACCCTCGTGGACCGGCTCACGGCTCCGTGA
- a CDS encoding glutamine synthetase family protein, producing MDRQQEFVLRTLEERDIRFIRLWFTDVLGFLKSVAIAPAELEGAFTEGMGFDGSAIEGFARVYESDMLAKPDPSTFQILPWRSETPGAARIFCDILMPDGSPSHADPRWVLKRTLAKCADMGFTFYTHPEIEFFLLKNRPEPGVRPEPIDSGGYFDHTPHSSGHDFRRQAIMMLESMGISVEFSHHEGAPGQQEIDLRYADALTTADNIMTFRLVMKEVALEQGIWASFMPKPFTEHPGSGMHTHMSLFEGDRNAFYEAGSEYRLSKVGRSFIAGLLRHAAEITAITNQWVNSYKRLWGGAEAIAGQGGEAPSYVCWGHNNRSALVRVPMYKPHKGGSTRIEFRSLDSACNPYLAFALILAAGLKGIEEGYELPAAAEDNVWTLTSAERRALGIQPLPGSLNDAIEVMERSELVAETLGEHVFDFFLRNKRAEWREYRRHVTEFELGRYLPIL from the coding sequence TTGGACCGCCAGCAGGAGTTCGTGCTCCGCACGCTCGAGGAACGCGACATCCGGTTCATCCGGCTCTGGTTCACCGACGTTCTCGGCTTCCTCAAGTCCGTCGCCATCGCCCCGGCCGAGCTGGAGGGCGCGTTCACGGAGGGCATGGGCTTCGACGGCTCGGCCATCGAGGGCTTCGCCCGCGTCTACGAGTCCGACATGCTCGCCAAGCCCGACCCGTCGACGTTCCAGATCCTGCCCTGGCGCAGCGAGACGCCGGGCGCCGCGCGCATCTTCTGCGACATCCTGATGCCCGACGGCTCGCCCTCGCACGCCGACCCGCGCTGGGTGCTCAAGCGCACGCTCGCCAAGTGCGCCGACATGGGCTTCACCTTCTACACCCACCCCGAGATCGAGTTCTTCCTGCTGAAGAACCGGCCCGAGCCGGGCGTGCGGCCCGAGCCGATCGACTCCGGCGGCTACTTCGACCACACGCCGCACAGCTCCGGCCACGACTTCCGGCGCCAGGCGATCATGATGCTGGAGTCGATGGGCATCTCGGTGGAGTTCAGCCACCACGAGGGCGCGCCCGGCCAGCAGGAGATCGACCTGCGCTACGCCGACGCGCTCACCACGGCCGACAACATCATGACCTTCCGCCTGGTCATGAAGGAGGTCGCGCTGGAGCAGGGCATCTGGGCCTCGTTCATGCCCAAGCCGTTCACCGAGCACCCCGGCTCCGGCATGCACACCCACATGTCGCTGTTCGAGGGCGACCGCAACGCCTTCTACGAGGCCGGCTCCGAATACCGCCTGTCCAAGGTCGGCCGGTCGTTCATCGCCGGGCTGCTGCGGCACGCCGCCGAGATCACCGCCATCACCAACCAGTGGGTCAACTCCTACAAGCGGCTGTGGGGCGGCGCCGAGGCCATCGCCGGCCAGGGCGGCGAGGCCCCCTCGTACGTGTGCTGGGGCCACAACAACCGCTCGGCCCTGGTCCGGGTGCCGATGTACAAGCCGCACAAGGGCGGCTCCACCCGCATCGAGTTCCGCTCGCTCGACTCCGCCTGCAACCCCTACCTGGCCTTCGCGCTCATCCTGGCGGCCGGGCTCAAGGGCATCGAGGAGGGCTACGAGCTGCCGGCCGCGGCCGAGGACAACGTCTGGACCCTCACCAGCGCCGAGCGGCGCGCCCTCGGCATCCAGCCGCTGCCGGGCTCGCTCAACGACGCGATAGAGGTCATGGAGCGCAGCGAGCTGGTCGCCGAGACGCTCGGCGAGCACGTCTTCGACTTCTTCCTGCGCAACAAGCGGGCCGAGTGGCGCGAGTACCGCCGCCACGTCACCGAGTTCGAGCTCGGCCGCTACCTGCCCATCCTCTGA
- a CDS encoding PaaI family thioesterase, with amino-acid sequence MTTAALQTVLTVPQRFRGPEGVANGGWIAGTMAETLNGGRSAVEVTLHAPTPLETELRLEHVANTASLSRGDDLLVEAIPVAEDLEGPGFVPFNDAARAEAGFAGLQAHPFAECFACGLREPGDGLRIFPGPVAGSDLVAAGWRVPFTVAGEDGVPASIIGAVLDCITGWAHFGPGESALLGRLAVQLHGRVHPGGRYSVVARPSGRDGRKMFGESAIYEVDGTLVAAGRATWIAPR; translated from the coding sequence ATGACGACGGCTGCCCTGCAGACCGTGTTGACCGTACCGCAGCGCTTCCGCGGCCCCGAAGGAGTAGCCAACGGCGGCTGGATCGCGGGCACGATGGCGGAGACGCTCAACGGTGGCCGATCAGCCGTCGAGGTCACGCTCCACGCCCCCACCCCGCTGGAGACCGAGCTGCGGCTGGAGCACGTCGCCAACACCGCCTCACTCTCCCGCGGCGACGACCTGCTCGTCGAGGCCATCCCCGTGGCCGAGGACCTGGAGGGGCCGGGCTTCGTGCCGTTCAACGACGCCGCCCGCGCCGAGGCCGGCTTCGCCGGGCTCCAGGCGCACCCCTTCGCCGAGTGCTTCGCCTGCGGCCTGCGCGAGCCGGGCGACGGCCTGCGCATCTTCCCCGGCCCGGTGGCCGGCTCCGACCTGGTGGCGGCCGGCTGGCGGGTGCCGTTCACGGTGGCCGGCGAGGACGGCGTGCCGGCCTCGATCATCGGCGCGGTGCTCGACTGCATCACCGGCTGGGCCCACTTCGGCCCCGGCGAGAGCGCGCTGCTCGGCCGCCTCGCCGTGCAGCTCCACGGCCGGGTGCACCCCGGCGGGCGCTACTCCGTGGTCGCCCGCCCGAGCGGCCGCGACGGCCGCAAGATGTTCGGCGAGAGCGCCATCTACGAGGTGGACGGCACGCTGGTGGCCGCCGGCCGGGCCACCTGGATCGCTCCACGCTGA
- a CDS encoding S8 family peptidase, which translates to MRLRSLLAGASVLAFTTTGALIAAPAHAAAGDPEIARNVTAEVRGGHKVRAVIELKKGQSVEAVATDTEKASKGTQVVDKKLSDDFLVANLDKATLEEVRTDDRVAAVYEDRLSVATLDASTKLIGADKANAAGWTGKGSTIAVLDTGIDRDHPFFAGRIVGEACFSATSTDPYYGARPLCPNGQSVQTGAGAADAEIPACVVNGANQCYHGTHVAGIAAGKKAAGAPSNGVAPEAGILPVQVFTRLDGPVCQEQLGRAAPCFATFVSAQKAALQYVDSVHAGKNVIAVNMSLGGGAKQTRHCDADPSAGALKDEIVWLKQFGVTVVVAAGNEGFADGVSSPACVSAAVAVGATDDQDAVAGFSNRGALLDLFAPGVQINSAVPGGGYRVLGGTSMAAPHVAGALALVRQAYPQLPGEGRVAKLQDTGKAITYGGVTTRRIDLTAALPPKASPSPTPTPTGSPTPAPTGTHTPGPSPTPTPTTTTSPTTSPEDGHHNVDPGIYGDPQPVPDTCSRGRGGKPLSAKAWAREMLRGKGSLSDATLRCYLTLAQNGSKVFPELTGAGTLSKAYKVLSTRSKAARALLDRELLAAWLNYAHGVHDASDRVHGRTTLKQAVAAAERHRAGKSAAAMKKAALYLYRHVNK; encoded by the coding sequence GTGAGACTACGGTCTCTGCTGGCGGGCGCGTCCGTGCTCGCCTTCACCACCACGGGCGCGCTGATCGCCGCCCCCGCCCACGCCGCGGCGGGCGATCCCGAGATCGCCAGGAACGTCACGGCGGAGGTGCGCGGCGGGCACAAGGTACGCGCCGTCATCGAGCTGAAGAAGGGCCAGAGCGTCGAGGCCGTGGCCACCGACACCGAGAAGGCGTCCAAGGGCACCCAGGTCGTCGACAAGAAGCTCTCCGACGACTTCCTGGTCGCCAACCTGGACAAGGCGACGCTGGAGGAGGTCAGGACCGACGACCGCGTCGCCGCCGTCTACGAGGACCGGCTGAGCGTCGCCACGCTCGACGCCAGCACCAAGCTCATCGGCGCCGACAAGGCCAACGCGGCCGGCTGGACCGGCAAGGGCTCGACCATCGCCGTCCTGGACACCGGCATCGACCGCGACCACCCGTTCTTCGCCGGCCGCATCGTCGGCGAGGCGTGCTTCTCCGCCACGTCGACGGACCCGTACTACGGGGCCAGGCCGCTGTGCCCCAACGGCCAGTCGGTCCAGACCGGCGCGGGCGCGGCGGACGCCGAGATCCCCGCGTGCGTCGTGAACGGCGCCAACCAGTGCTACCACGGCACCCACGTCGCGGGCATCGCGGCCGGGAAGAAGGCGGCCGGCGCCCCGTCGAACGGCGTCGCCCCCGAGGCCGGCATCCTGCCGGTCCAGGTGTTCACCCGGCTCGACGGCCCCGTCTGCCAGGAGCAGCTGGGCAGGGCCGCGCCGTGCTTCGCCACCTTCGTCTCGGCGCAGAAGGCCGCCCTCCAGTACGTGGACAGCGTCCACGCCGGCAAGAACGTCATCGCGGTCAACATGAGCCTCGGCGGCGGCGCCAAGCAGACGCGGCACTGCGACGCCGACCCGTCGGCCGGCGCGCTGAAGGACGAGATCGTCTGGCTCAAGCAGTTCGGCGTGACCGTCGTGGTCGCCGCCGGCAACGAGGGCTTCGCCGACGGCGTGTCCAGCCCGGCCTGCGTCTCGGCGGCGGTCGCCGTCGGCGCCACCGACGACCAGGACGCCGTGGCGGGCTTCAGCAACCGGGGGGCGCTGCTCGACCTGTTCGCGCCCGGCGTGCAGATCAACAGCGCGGTGCCGGGCGGCGGCTACCGGGTGCTGGGCGGCACCTCGATGGCCGCCCCGCACGTGGCCGGCGCGCTGGCCCTGGTGCGGCAGGCGTACCCGCAGCTTCCCGGCGAGGGCCGGGTCGCCAAGCTGCAGGACACCGGCAAGGCCATCACGTACGGCGGCGTGACCACCAGGCGGATCGACCTCACCGCGGCCCTGCCGCCGAAGGCGTCCCCCTCCCCCACGCCGACGCCCACCGGCAGCCCCACCCCGGCGCCGACCGGCACCCACACCCCTGGCCCGTCGCCCACGCCGACCCCCACGACCACGACCTCGCCCACGACCTCGCCCGAGGACGGCCACCACAACGTCGACCCCGGCATCTACGGCGACCCGCAGCCCGTGCCCGACACCTGCTCGCGCGGCAGGGGCGGCAAGCCGCTGAGCGCCAAGGCCTGGGCCAGGGAGATGCTGCGCGGCAAGGGCTCGCTCAGCGACGCCACCCTGCGGTGCTACCTCACGCTGGCCCAGAACGGCAGCAAGGTCTTCCCCGAGCTGACCGGCGCGGGCACGCTGAGCAAGGCGTACAAGGTGCTGTCGACCAGGAGCAAGGCCGCCAGGGCGCTGCTCGACCGTGAGCTGCTGGCCGCCTGGCTGAACTACGCGCACGGCGTGCACGACGCCTCGGACAGGGTGCACGGCAGGACGACGCTCAAGCAGGCCGTGGCCGCCGCCGAGCGGCACCGCGCCGGCAAGAGCGCCGCCGCCATGAAGAAGGCCGCGCTCTACCTGTACAGGCACGTCAACAAGTGA